The Apostichopus japonicus isolate 1M-3 chromosome 10, ASM3797524v1, whole genome shotgun sequence genomic sequence AATACTGTATTCAACATTGCTGATAAAATCAACAGAGTGAATACTGACGTTCTGTCCATTGTCGCTGAAACTAAAGCAAAATGGAAATCACAGTACGAAGATCAGACCAGGAAGTTACAGaatgagaaagagaaagaaaagagagaattcGACAGATTCAAAACAGTTCTTGAAGAAAGTACTCGACACAAAATGAGAgaattagaaacagaaatggaagagaaaattagaaaaataagaGACGAGTACGACAGATTGAGGAAAATCAAAATTAGGGAATTCAAACAGAAAGAGGACATCAAAAGAATTCAAATTGAAAACAGAGAATTAAAGATAAACGAAACAATGAGCCGACTTGATGCAGAAatgaatgagagaaataaaacaatagacGAAAAACAGCAACGCAAGCTTAGAGAAACACAAAACTTATCAGATCTCTGTAATCAATGGgtcaataaatttgaaaatgtgtctACTATATCTTCGAGTGTCCTTGAATCATATAACCACTGGACAGACGCACAGTGTATTCCTGATATAAGAGCAGCCAGTGAACCTCTTGTTGAGGATATAATGAAAGATTTTCCTGAAAtagaatctttatctgatatAACAATGGATGATTTACCAATATTGTGTATTGATAGAGTAAGTACATCGGATAATGTAGAATCTGTTGTTTATGTTAATGTGATCAAAACTGAATGGTTTTGGTTAACTGGTATAACAAGTACTGGCTCTGGTAACATCGTCGTCTCTGGGAGATTATCATCGGACCATTCATTTATCACAGTCATAAACAGACAAGGACGTCAGATTCGTCATAACAAGATAGATAAAGGCAAAGGGGGCTCTTTTCAACACTTTCGCCACTGTGCTGCTTTATCACATGATACGATAGCTTCGGTTTGTGAATCCAATCAGgttgttgtttataatattcAAGATGGTTCctttactcaaaataacatCACGTCCCTACTTGATGACATCAAAACGGTGGATAGGAAGTATGCGACTTGTATAACTACTGATACTAAACGTGGCCACATCATTGTAGGTACATCTATTGGATCGCTACTCATATTTGATGAAGAATTGAATTTCATTCGAGCTCTGCAGTTGCCAGAGGTTATAAACTGGCAAAGAGATATCCTTTATCATGAAGGTGTTCTGCTGATATGCGATTTAGTTAGTGGATGTGCATGCGCTGTAACCATGGATACATCTAAAACAGAAGCAGAGTTATTATACAAGCTTCCAAAACCAGATATTGACGGACTGACTTGGAAGCCTTCGAGTATATGTAAAGACAGGGCAGGTTTTGTATACATCTTGTGGTCACAAACACAGTATGGTACTGGAAAATGTTTTATCACACAGTACAGTCAAGATGGTCAGCATTTGTTGACAACCAAACGGACAGACAATGCAGCAGGGTGTATGACAACATTGATGACAGAGGAGGGAGAGAAGCTACTTGTAGCTACAAAACGGTCGGGAAGG encodes the following:
- the LOC139975276 gene encoding uncharacterized protein, with amino-acid sequence MACPSPWKDIADTFFECSICLDLFKEPKLLPCLHRFCKQCLEPILEGQTGTFECPLCKDVCKIPNDRIDGFKTDFHMKSMLQFIQLQKTFENKEERECIGCEEKLKVTAYCFICNECLCVQCYQFHLTKKIFVKHQKHVLALNDLEGKSLTQEKLASLMEAPRCHIHPEYMAQLCCCTCGNLPVCVTCTYDEHKGHELRDVRKVANDEREHLKEILEELEKRKNTVFNIADKINRVNTDVLSIVAETKAKWKSQYEDQTRKLQNEKEKEKREFDRFKTVLEESTRHKMRELETEMEEKIRKIRDEYDRLRKIKIREFKQKEDIKRIQIENRELKINETMSRLDAEMNERNKTIDEKQQRKLRETQNLSDLCNQWVNKFENVSTISSSVLESYNHWTDAQCIPDIRAASEPLVEDIMKDFPEIESLSDITMDDLPILCIDRVSTSDNVESVVYVNVIKTEWFWLTGITSTGSGNIVVSGRLSSDHSFITVINRQGRQIRHNKIDKGKGGSFQHFRHCAALSHDTIASVCESNQVVVYNIQDGSFTQNNITSLLDDIKTVDRKYATCITTDTKRGHIIVGTSIGSLLIFDEELNFIRALQLPEVINWQRDILYHEGVLLICDLVSGCACAVTMDTSKTEAELLYKLPKPDIDGLTWKPSSICKDRAGFVYILWSQTQYGTGKCFITQYSQDGQHLLTTKRTDNAAGCMTTLMTEEGEKLLVATKRSGRMLCYCLMPE